The genomic window AAACCAGGGAATGGAAGGGGAGGGCTGAGAGTCTGGCAACGAAGCCTGTTGAATACTCTCCGTAATTTTATTAATACTGACAACGGTAGGCTTAATTTTTTTGGCATTGGCTATAAACGCCGCTTGCAACTCCAGGATATCCTTAAAATCCTGCCGTCCAGAAAATTCATTATCAGCGGTCCTGGCAATATTTGGTAAGCCCATATCAAAATATGGAAGCCGGTTGAGCAACAGATGGGTTCCCATAAATACCAGAGCAATGACCAATAGGGTTCTTAAGGGAAATTTATACTTGCGGAATCGCTCAACCATATTTTTTCCCCTGATACAAAGTGACAATTCCAAAAGTCAGGTCGCTGTGAGTAACATCTTTAAAACCTGCTTTTTCCATGAGGAGAGCAAAATCAGCCCGCATAGGAAATTGTGAGACCGATTGAGGCAAATAATGATAAGCGGTATTGTGCCGTGAAAAAAATTTTCCCACTTGCGGCAATAGAAAGTGAAAATATAATTTGTACATGGCTCCAAGAATAGCATTGCTGGGATGAGAAAATTCCAGAATAATAATTCTCCCATCATTTTTTGTGACCCGGTGCATTTCTCTCAGAGAGCGTTGTGGGTTTGCGAAATTACGGATGCCAAAAGCCGTAATAACCCCATAAAAACTATCGTCGGCAAAGGGAAGAGACTCTCCACAACCTTTTTGCAGGGGGATGGATGCTTCCAGGTTTTTTGATTTAATTTTTCGTTGGCCAAGTTCCAGCATAGGGCCACTAAAGTCAATTCCCATCACTTTTATTTTGGATGGATGACGGGAAGCTATTTCCAAAGCAATGTCGCCTGTTCCGGTGGCGAGGTCTAAAAAACGTTCTCCCTGTTTGGGCGCGAGAAGATCCACCGCAATTTTTCTCCAATACTGGTCCCGTCCTGCACTTAGTAACCGATTGAGCAAATCATACTTTGGGGCCACAGCGCCAAACATCGACTGTATTTGGTGGGAAAATTCCGGCGTTTTTTCTAAAGTTTGCATGAATGATATTTTTAGGACGAACGCTTGGGTTAAATTAACTCATTTAAATTTTATCATCAGAAAAAAACCTAAACAAGACGGATTATTGAAATTTGAATATTCCTGTTTATTGGTTTTCCGGTGTATCTTGGTTCCGCCTTGTTAAATATTATTTGGGCTAGTAATATTCCGTTTAGTTCCCTGAACAATCTAGAAAGCTTATTAATGTGTTTTTACAATATGATAAAAGGAAGGTCTCATGAAAAAAGTATTGGTACCGCTGGCTCCGGGGTTTGAAGAAATTGAAACGGTGACGGTCGTGGATATTCTTCGTCGGGCAGGGGCCAGGGTGACGCTGGCCGGAACACAGGACGGTAGTCTTGAAGGTTCTCGTGGAATCCACCTGATTGCGGACATTCTGCTGGTAAAGGTGGACATTGATGAATTTGACTTGGTGGTCCTGCCAGGGGGCCAACCCGGAACAACCAACCTGCAAAAAAATGAACGGGTACAAATTATGCTGGAAACCATGAACCGGAACGGTAAGTTGATTGCCGCCATATGTGCTGCTCCGCTGGTTCTGCAATCAGCTGGGATTTTGCAGGATAGAACCGCAACCAGCCATCCATCTGTCAAAGACGGGTTAAATAAAGTTAACTACTCTGAAGACCGGGTCGTGGTTGATGGCAACCTGATCACCAGCAGAGGCCCTGGTACG from Nitrospinota bacterium includes these protein-coding regions:
- the ubiE gene encoding bifunctional demethylmenaquinone methyltransferase/2-methoxy-6-polyprenyl-1,4-benzoquinol methylase UbiE, with the translated sequence MQTLEKTPEFSHQIQSMFGAVAPKYDLLNRLLSAGRDQYWRKIAVDLLAPKQGERFLDLATGTGDIALEIASRHPSKIKVMGIDFSGPMLELGQRKIKSKNLEASIPLQKGCGESLPFADDSFYGVITAFGIRNFANPQRSLREMHRVTKNDGRIIILEFSHPSNAILGAMYKLYFHFLLPQVGKFFSRHNTAYHYLPQSVSQFPMRADFALLMEKAGFKDVTHSDLTFGIVTLYQGKKYG
- a CDS encoding DJ-1/PfpI family protein, with the translated sequence MKKVLVPLAPGFEEIETVTVVDILRRAGARVTLAGTQDGSLEGSRGIHLIADILLVKVDIDEFDLVVLPGGQPGTTNLQKNERVQIMLETMNRNGKLIAAICAAPLVLQSAGILQDRTATSHPSVKDGLNKVNYSEDRVVVDGNLITSRGPGTAMEFAMKLVEILFGRDRMETVNKGVMAIL